In Candidatus Aegiribacteria sp., a single genomic region encodes these proteins:
- a CDS encoding glycosyltransferase: MAGLSCDLHVHSKYSKESGRWVLRSLKAPESFTPPELIYELARKRGMDFVTITDINTIEGSLSIAQLPGTFISEEIRTFLHGTRTSVHIVAYNISPEEHEEMIAVRDSFPALMEYLKDRSIIHSLVHPFYFPGTDLLNSEFRNVIANVDLIESLNGTRSAVENDSVIPITRCIKHDPGFTGFTGGSDDHCGRFMGLTYTEVEDADSLEDYLKGVSQGRGIPRGEHGNAIRSAYSVYSIAYSFYRDRLTAKKMPTIATMAADRFFRPSISSDEPTVWHKADFLFHQLMKKAKKSGESDFETIFADQLIEIGKDLNLRSGSPELETEGIDERTFEILNRLSNRLFQHYSSLLVKRIADGRLLDALEAFTALIPVILLNIPYPMAYLSRKKGKEAVESIASEVSPGILENLQNPDKRVWFTDTIDDLNGVSRTIQKFSRLAMDSCRKMAVIASQSRPLSFPGWVVNFPPIREFPVPDYQSKLLSIPPFLEVLRFVEDENFGMIYISTPGPVGFAALGISRILGIPAAGIYHTDYPRHVNHIVQDGKMGEFAGAAAAWFYSNVDIVLVPSRYYMDDLEKMGISRDKMKLFPRGTDCDLFSPDWKSDEFIRRFGGNTESVKLIYAGRISREKDLDVLVKAFIIARSAMPNLELYLAGDGPYLGELVNQLGGRGCFFCGELHGEDLSRAYASGDIFVFPSSTDTYGNSVLEAQASGLPAVVSDMGGPQEIIQPGKTGLVFTSHDPESLANSILEIAQNRELLDSMSRNARMMAIDRTWEKAFNELWSISPDSFKQMKV, translated from the coding sequence ATGGCGGGTCTTTCATGTGATCTTCACGTTCATTCGAAGTATTCAAAGGAATCCGGAAGATGGGTTCTCAGATCACTCAAAGCCCCCGAAAGCTTCACTCCACCAGAGCTTATATACGAACTTGCCCGCAAACGGGGAATGGACTTCGTCACCATAACGGATATCAATACAATCGAAGGATCTTTGAGCATAGCCCAACTGCCGGGAACATTCATCAGCGAAGAGATAAGAACTTTTCTGCATGGAACCAGAACTTCAGTTCATATCGTTGCTTACAACATCTCCCCCGAAGAACACGAGGAAATGATAGCGGTTAGAGATTCTTTTCCCGCCCTCATGGAATACCTCAAAGACAGAAGCATCATTCACTCCCTTGTTCATCCCTTCTACTTTCCTGGAACAGATCTTTTGAACAGTGAATTCAGAAATGTTATCGCGAATGTTGATCTCATTGAATCCCTTAACGGCACCCGGTCAGCGGTCGAGAACGATTCCGTGATCCCCATAACAAGATGCATAAAGCATGACCCCGGATTTACCGGGTTTACGGGCGGCTCTGATGACCACTGCGGCAGGTTCATGGGGTTGACTTATACGGAGGTTGAGGATGCGGACAGTCTGGAAGATTATCTGAAGGGTGTAAGCCAGGGCAGAGGCATTCCCAGAGGAGAGCACGGCAACGCCATCCGTTCCGCCTATTCGGTATACTCCATCGCGTATTCCTTCTACAGAGACAGGCTTACAGCAAAGAAGATGCCTACAATAGCCACAATGGCGGCAGACCGGTTCTTCAGACCATCCATATCTTCCGATGAACCTACCGTATGGCATAAAGCGGACTTTCTTTTCCACCAGCTTATGAAGAAAGCAAAAAAATCCGGTGAATCAGATTTTGAAACTATTTTCGCCGATCAGCTTATTGAAATCGGTAAGGATCTTAACCTTCGTTCCGGAAGCCCCGAGCTGGAAACCGAGGGAATAGATGAGCGAACCTTTGAAATATTGAACAGACTGAGCAATCGATTATTCCAGCACTACTCCTCACTTCTGGTAAAGAGGATTGCCGATGGAAGGCTTCTTGATGCCCTGGAAGCCTTTACCGCCCTTATCCCTGTTATTCTCCTGAATATTCCTTACCCCATGGCCTATTTGAGCAGGAAGAAGGGGAAAGAGGCAGTAGAAAGCATCGCTTCGGAGGTCTCACCGGGTATTTTGGAAAATCTTCAAAATCCTGACAAAAGGGTCTGGTTTACAGATACGATAGACGATTTGAACGGTGTTTCGAGGACAATTCAGAAATTCAGCAGACTCGCGATGGACAGCTGCAGAAAAATGGCTGTTATAGCCTCACAGAGCCGACCGCTATCCTTTCCTGGATGGGTTGTTAATTTCCCTCCTATCCGTGAGTTTCCTGTTCCGGATTATCAATCTAAACTACTCTCAATTCCACCTTTTCTTGAGGTTCTGCGATTCGTGGAGGATGAAAATTTCGGGATGATCTACATTTCAACACCCGGTCCGGTTGGATTCGCGGCGCTTGGAATTTCAAGGATTCTTGGCATACCTGCCGCGGGTATTTATCACACGGATTATCCAAGACATGTAAATCACATAGTACAGGACGGCAAGATGGGAGAATTCGCCGGAGCGGCGGCGGCATGGTTCTACAGCAATGTAGATATAGTTCTTGTACCCAGCAGATACTACATGGACGATCTGGAAAAAATGGGAATTTCCAGGGATAAAATGAAGCTGTTCCCAAGGGGAACTGACTGCGATCTCTTCTCACCTGACTGGAAATCGGATGAATTCATTCGCAGATTCGGTGGTAATACAGAATCAGTGAAATTGATCTACGCCGGCAGGATTTCGCGAGAAAAAGATCTTGATGTCCTGGTGAAGGCATTCATAATTGCCCGCAGCGCAATGCCCAACCTTGAGCTTTATCTTGCGGGAGATGGCCCATACCTTGGAGAACTTGTAAACCAGCTCGGTGGAAGGGGATGCTTCTTTTGCGGTGAGCTGCACGGAGAAGACCTTTCAAGAGCCTACGCTTCAGGTGATATCTTCGTATTCCCCAGTTCCACGGATACCTATGGAAACTCAGTTCTAGAAGCACAGGCATCAGGACTTCCCGCCGTTGTCAGCGACATGGGGGGGCCTCAGGAGATAATTCAACCGGGTAAAACCGGTCTGGTATTCACCAGTCACGATCCCGAATCCCTTGCGAATAGTATTCTGGAGATCGCTCAGAACAGGGAATTACTGGATTCGATGAGTAGAAATGCCAGGATGATGGCAATTGACAGAACATGGGAGAAAGCGTTCAATGAACTGTGGAGCATTTCACCTGACAGTTTCAAGCAGATGAAAGTGTAG
- a CDS encoding NAD-binding protein, producing the protein MFRLNRYGKYDRSFSKMKTWRGFAYFLSSKIAVALTLFMLVNVIGISGFMIFTTHRSGILKNQSISTLQNLRSIESPTDAQLSEIADIQMQLDESSFAGELLLSSYMTAITITTVGFDDVIRNYAYDYMNEKWRRAYNIWVTVFVIIAYMAILYVNANFVAYLVGTRLAENMKRRVILRNISRLNGHFIVCGCGGAGSVIISEFLRFGIPVVGIDSDANPPHNLRKTNGFFYLSRDRSDEVLFSEARIKKARGLVSVLPDDSDNLYLTLAAHLLNKDLKIVSRASGEENEEKLLLVGADASFTPSIAVGKKLVADLLNIETMDFMEKMIDSGDHDYRMEEYIISSDCPSIGSTLGEMNLGRKTGTRIFAVMKQDGSVVYNPGADYTLEQDDVILTIASPEQLGLLARTLQRRKRRKTL; encoded by the coding sequence ATGTTTCGCTTGAACAGATACGGGAAATACGACAGGTCATTCAGTAAGATGAAAACATGGCGCGGTTTCGCGTACTTCCTTTCGAGCAAGATCGCCGTTGCACTGACTCTCTTCATGCTCGTGAACGTTATCGGCATATCGGGCTTCATGATATTCACCACCCATAGATCAGGCATTCTTAAGAACCAGTCTATCTCAACCCTTCAGAACCTTCGTAGTATTGAATCTCCCACCGATGCCCAGCTGTCCGAAATCGCCGATATACAGATGCAGCTGGATGAAAGCTCCTTTGCGGGGGAACTTCTTCTTTCAAGTTATATGACAGCAATAACCATAACTACCGTCGGTTTCGACGATGTCATCAGGAATTATGCTTACGATTACATGAACGAGAAATGGCGGAGGGCTTACAATATATGGGTCACGGTTTTCGTGATTATTGCATATATGGCAATTCTTTATGTAAACGCGAATTTCGTTGCTTATCTCGTAGGAACGCGCCTGGCGGAGAATATGAAAAGGCGTGTTATCCTGAGGAACATATCACGTTTAAACGGTCATTTTATCGTCTGCGGATGCGGCGGAGCGGGAAGTGTGATCATATCCGAGTTCCTGCGGTTCGGGATACCTGTAGTGGGTATTGATTCCGATGCGAATCCACCACACAACCTCAGAAAGACAAACGGCTTCTTTTATCTCTCAAGAGACAGATCGGACGAAGTACTCTTCTCCGAAGCCAGAATAAAGAAAGCCCGAGGCCTTGTATCAGTGCTGCCGGACGACAGCGATAATCTGTATCTGACACTTGCAGCGCACCTTTTGAATAAAGATCTCAAGATAGTAAGCAGGGCATCCGGTGAGGAAAACGAGGAAAAGCTGTTGCTTGTCGGAGCTGACGCGTCCTTCACGCCATCCATCGCGGTTGGAAAAAAACTTGTAGCGGATCTTCTCAACATAGAAACAATGGATTTCATGGAAAAGATGATAGACAGCGGCGACCATGATTACAGAATGGAAGAATACATAATCAGCAGTGACTGTCCATCAATCGGAAGTACACTGGGAGAGATGAACCTCGGCCGGAAAACCGGAACAAGAATATTCGCGGTAATGAAGCAGGACGGTTCAGTTGTTTACAATCCTGGAGCGGACTATACGCTTGAGCAGGATGATGTTATACTAACTATAGCATCTCCGGAACAACTCGGACTTCTTGCCAGGACACTGCAGCGGCGCAAAAGGAGAAAAACGCTGTGA
- a CDS encoding TrkA family potassium uptake protein, which yields MSPSDNSSKVCVVSGAGDTGLCVIKELVSHGFTATVVDKDPDALKTIEDMGITITAVQGNCLIDNILKKTDLLNARALFCVLPDDRSNVFLSLSARRINPELEIYSVASDISAERKLKLVGTRRTVNQDAAEGLRISNEMLRPDVAKFLDGIVFARDKTEGYISIEIYKKCPSIGKTLKKLELHNRTGVVIIAVKKNDGSYVYSPSGDYRLSVGDNLICFGTGDDRKAIQNLLATQQDRKEKWGSLRHVFRK from the coding sequence GTGAGCCCTTCTGATAACAGTAGTAAAGTATGCGTAGTGTCAGGTGCGGGTGATACCGGACTTTGCGTTATCAAGGAACTCGTTAGTCACGGTTTTACAGCTACGGTTGTGGATAAAGATCCCGATGCTCTGAAAACGATAGAGGATATGGGGATAACTATAACAGCGGTACAAGGCAACTGCCTGATTGATAATATATTAAAGAAAACTGACCTTTTGAATGCCAGGGCTCTGTTCTGTGTGCTTCCGGATGACAGAAGTAATGTATTCCTCAGCCTTTCAGCAAGAAGAATCAACCCCGAACTCGAGATATATTCTGTAGCTTCTGACATTTCTGCCGAAAGGAAGCTTAAACTCGTAGGAACGAGAAGAACCGTTAATCAGGACGCGGCGGAAGGGCTCAGGATCTCAAACGAGATGCTCCGTCCCGATGTCGCGAAATTTCTTGATGGAATTGTCTTCGCCCGTGATAAGACCGAAGGATATATCAGTATAGAGATATATAAGAAGTGCCCTTCAATTGGAAAAACACTTAAAAAGCTTGAATTGCATAACAGGACAGGTGTTGTGATAATAGCCGTTAAAAAGAATGATGGCAGCTATGTTTACAGTCCGTCCGGGGATTACAGGCTCTCAGTGGGAGACAATCTTATCTGCTTCGGCACCGGGGATGACAGGAAAGCCATACAGAACCTTCTCGCGACACAACAGGATAGAAAAGAAAAATGGGGCAGTCTCCGGCATGTGTTCCGAAAATAA